Proteins from a single region of Syngnathus scovelli strain Florida chromosome 7, RoL_Ssco_1.2, whole genome shotgun sequence:
- the brca2 gene encoding breast cancer type 2 susceptibility protein isoform X3 yields MPKRTKYSGAFQSRGVNFLPSQSMYDCLTEELWKELGQVDPDWFQVLTTRASKEANLSDSDDQEELCPNQEANFKTPLRKTVSACVPQSSTPRVFRRSCVASPDSADQQENELLPWGARSLSLFGPTKDTVPHSNDGIAHSRIPDWLDLIHTPQASLTSYTRQIAESLGADLHPDISWTSSLNTPPPLPSTLILSKTDESPSTMTICMDKSAVLVRKLFPSLSNNVRAEVAAVQNSDPLEVLRDADLPEASPHPTPQKSPQRSPEQPPEAAGDRVIQSPAAGVLDRTENNQCAFPTDSEGRERRQEDDGNASDVATEPKSSDQAQPVEPEDNALTQWSPLSLSDIALPIAAAAQVADQCATSLASEANCARPIRLSFNFAAFTKKKTKFIYVIDKEKHSVKDTYLIPDNKLPANDGKEELQQREEKPPSSLQDNPQDLDMSQLGRAFAQDFSQMSCPSAPRKLGLPPPPRGFSPLTRPTASKFAPRKTKSPGDGEAPLDESGDSGFLSAGADISQLTASCAEKREASHPNKNNKQNELCSEDLLLDTWTDTKDASAPTPATLKELAHHLVSVQSHEETANVSPLDRTSDKRMEMWTANVQKAEGLFEQQQPIKSESHSTASISEKCTRKDENSKVTEESPQDFSQSFKQGHIAPESLANGYHDDVKEEIPAHSCPPRDSQNKCLEEDRSDTNGFSSPTKQGQNAPESPGNSSAVTCQGDQASECRRDAREQIPATPESPNYQLSASQKADVKALCSLLEEEGSQFDFTQFRSIKSEPKADKVLEPSLLTGMDFNDSFCAEAKEKSPINPEEQAGVAKQPLLAHKMESEETIPEKLEESVPSVYKKCLTKSKHLFPPSVENSSEALRVHGSRKAHQFIDASENVEPLRGFFSSVQGASKMMPRVPHNGFQMASGKSVVISPSAMQRAQSVFKENPADGKPLTNMAASLNLATGKSQSVSAEAQEEQRSLSAINAELSGFQTAAGKQVAVSAAALNKAKSLLDDCPELEEHPAHRSTFRKSEPASFSSNTLDLGSTSKSNPQTLDAQNLENGANSDFPTGGFSTASGKKVSVSEGALAKAKHILKEDNPSVQSQRGSSSLLLHQQQLDGFQTAKGKPLAVSSAALKKAKLLLDACTEVKEDPACRPPDRKSDLEKSALFLDQSLLENVTSASENPDKDITDSRDAMSAVGASESKLGNETAAPLREHRDVSGFSTASGKSVSVSDEAMTRAKSIWSDASVQNDKRDSLQNVASPAAGGRRAKFFTSDVPTSPSAACGFSTASGKNVLVSDNAVARAKALLDDKDSGFPSSAAEKKATHPLNEDRDPKTGDKMSSCGFSSASGRPVAVSSRALLKAKALFDEVAPLGAHEKNFSVPSPAALAQTPSTRFGEEGNPHRWQTSNETPEDGAMVNLEPSDLTDCTETQQLFLAREALDCTKALLEDENIAASLEDARPEKDACCHVRGQAPGKRSAENTQRPEQPPAKRALLDQLDRCVDSRRGVRLCPLTSCPKGLTKDRPALTSNVLLGPNITRPLSDGTGYMEAAASPRSERQPSLTLLPPWFKKGEAQRRRNDDAISPPAFVPPFRRVVEQSAIKPFGSDPQKTTQSSMTAPHAIASDQSMSRDVSIQSPPADACWSQGTAPDDVELARDMQDMRICKKKHQTIRPLPGALFRAKASGAARIRLKDAVAQRPPTKYTRKQLYECGVHEYVCDVTGQTAEAFRFHLQLFYKKEALAGIQLADGGRLIPGGDGTAGKEHFYKALCDTPGVDPKLMSDDWVHNHYRWIVWKLACMERSFPESMGGRCLTPERVLLQLKYRYDVEVDHSRRPALRKITEKDDTAAKTLVLCVCGVDSGGPVENACAVVWLTDGWYALRTQLDEPLSQLLRRGRLAEGGKLITHGAQLVGSQEACAPLEAPHSLMLKIFANSTRPARWDTKLGFHRDPRPFLLPLSSLYSNGGPVGCVDIVVLRSYPLQWMERKSDGGVVFRSARAEEKEEAHYNSRKQKAMEALYAKMEAELEQEDKESKLQARRRSVSHRDVKGLQDGQELYEAVGDDLAELEAHLSERQLETLQAYRRSLVDKKRAQLLDRYQNADDGLASCPQRDVTPVWRLCVADSLNPTGAIYQLNLWRPSSDTLALLKEGRRYKVYNLTTSNRKKRDGLATLQLSANIKTQFQDLQTSPEWLSACFQPRVSTEFVALQNLEFHPPCGEVDLTGCVVSVLDGKGPSPAFYLVDRNMNFVKVRCFISLLQADLLDVMRPGVLLALSNLQLRGQSTRPTPVVYAGDLTVFSTNPKEEHLQKVLAQLRNLVRERENFLACAEDKLSQVLKSDVWSSVCSPSLKTPPTQHLRTNQPIKSLGCFTPLSRNFQPPANASSSEKDPRTWKRRRAVDSLSRVPSPPLFLHPRLAASPSVNKTFTPPRRANAPLTSKSVPPPNLPPLSASPPEVKEEDAWVNDHELAMIDTQALHVSDAL; encoded by the exons ATGCCAAAAAGGACCAAATATTCGGGAGCATTTCAGTCTCGAGGAGTGAATTTCTTACCATCACAGAGCATGTACGACTGTTTGACAGAAGAACTCTGGAAAG AGTTGGGACAGGTGGACCCCGACTGGTTCCAGGTGTTGACCACACGAGCATCGAAAGAAGCAAACCTCTCCGATTCAGATGATCAAGAAGAACTTTGTCCCAATCAGGAGGCAAATTTCAAGACGCCTTTACGCAAAACAGTTTCTGCCTGTGTGCCACAGTCTTCAACACCTCGAGTGTTCAGACGGAGCTGTGTTGCGTCCCCGGACAGTGCCGACCAGCAAG agaatgaactgctgccatggGGCGCCAGGAGTCTGTCTTTGTTTGGGCCTACCAAAGACAC GGTCCCACATTCAAATGATGGAATTGCACACTCACGCATTCCTGACTGGTTGG ATCTGATTCACACGCCACAAGCATCTCTA ACCAGTTACACACGGCAAATCGCGGAAAGCTTGGGTGCCGACCTCCACCCTGACATCTCATGGACCAGCTCTCTCAATACGCCACCGCCTCTGCCTTCCACCCTCATTTTAT CTAAGACAGATGAAAGTCCCAGCACGATGACAATTTGTATGGACAAGAGCGCCGTG CTGGTTCGGAAGCTTTTCCCTTCTCTGTCCAACAATGTCAGGGCAGAAGTTGCGGCTGTACAAAACAGCGACCCGCTTGAGGTCCTACGAG ATGCTGATTTGCCAGAGGCCAGCCCTCATCCAACCCCCCAAAAATCCCCTCAGAGATCCCCGGAGCAGCCCCCTGAAGCCGCCGGGGACCGGGTGATCCAGAGCCCGGCGGCCGGTGTTCTTGACCGGACCGAAAACAATCAGTGCGCGTTTCCCACTGACAGCGAAGGAAGGGAAAGGAGGCAAGAAGACGACGGCAACGCCTCAGATGTGGCAACGGAGCCCAAGTCCTCTGATCAAGCTCAGCCAGTAGAACCTGAGGACAATGCACTGACACAGTGGTCACCGTTGAGTTTATCAGACATTGCGCTTCCCATCGCCGCTGCTGCACAAGTGGCAGATCAATGTGCAACATCACTAGCGAGTGAAGCCAATTGTGCCCGTCCAATCAGGCTGTCGTTTAACTTTGCTGCATTTACCAAGAAGAAGACCAAATTTATTTACGTCATTGATAAGGAGAAGCACTCTGTGAAGGACACATACTTGATTCCCGATAATAAGCTGCCTGCCAATGATGGAAAGGAGGAGCTTCAACAACGGGAAGAAAAGCCGCCTTCCTCGCTTCAAGACAACCCGCAGGATTTGGACATGTCGCAGCTTGGCCGAGCATTTGCGCAAGACTTCAGTCAAATGTCGTGTCCGAGCGCTCCGCGTAAATTGggtctgcctcctcctcctcgtggaTTCTCCCCGTTGACCCGTCCGACTGCATCCAAGTTTGCTCCACGCAAGACCAAAAGTCCCGGTGATGGCGAAGCACCTCTTGATGAGTCGGGCGACAGCGGCTTCCTGTCGGCCGGCGCCGACATCTCGCAGCTGACTGCGTCCTGCGCGGAGAAACGTGAAGCCAGTCacccaaacaaaaacaacaaacaaaatgagctgtgctcGGAAGACCTTTTACTCGACACGTGGACCGACACCAAGGACGCATCAGCGCCGACACCAGCGACTTTAAAAGAGTTAGCTCATCATCTAGTTTCCGTTCAGTCTCACGAAGAGACTGCAAATGTGTCACCTTTGGATAGAACGTCCGACAAACGTATGGAGATGTGGACAGCCAACGTGCAGAAAGCAGAAGGACTTTTTGAACAGCAGCAACCGATCAAAAGTGAATCACATTCCACCGCAAGCATTTCTGAAAAGTGTACACGGAAAGATGAAAATAGTAAAGTGACAGAGGAGTCACCACAAGACTTCTCTCAGTCCTTCAAACAAGGTCACATTGCGCCAGAAAGTCTCGCAAACGGTTACCACGATGATGTCAAAGAGGAAATTCCTGCACACTCGTGTCCACCGAGAGATTCCCAAAACAAGTGTCTGGAAGAGGATCGTTCTGACACAAACGGCTTCTCTTCACCCACCAAACAAGGTCAGAATGCTCCAGAAAGTCCCGGAAACTCAAGCGCAGTCACGTGTCAAGGGGATCAAGCCTCGGAATGCCGCCGTGACGCCAGAGAGCAAATTCCCGCAACTCCGGAGTCCCCAAACTACCAGCTGAGTGCCTCCCAGAAAGCCGACGTGAAGGCCTTGTGCAGCCTCCTGGAAGAAGAAGGCAGCCAGTTTGACTTCACGCAGTTCAGAAGCATCAAGTCGGAACCCAAAGCTGACAAAGTGCTTGAACCGTCCTTGCTGACCGGGATGGATTTCAATGACAGCTTTTGCGCAGAGGCCAAGGAGAAGTCGCCAATAAATCCTGAAGAACAAGCCGGTGTTGCTAAGCAACCCCTCCTCGCACATAAAATGGAAAGCGAAGAAACAATCCCCGAAAAGCTCGAAGAAAGCGTCCCAAGCGTTTACAAAAAATGCCTGACAAAAAGCAAACATTTATTTCCGCCGAGCGTTGAAAACAGTAGCGaggcgctgcgtgtgcacggctCCCGGAAAGCCCATCAATTTATTGACGCCTCCGAGAACGTCGAGCCGCTTCGAGGCTTCTTTTCGTCCGTCCAAGGCGCTTCCAAAATGATGCCGCGCGTGCCTCACAATGGCTTTCAGATGGCCAGTGGCAAAAGTGTTGTGATTTCGCCCAGCGCCATGCAAAGGGCACAGTCTGTCTTCAAAGAAAACCCGGCGGATGGAAAGCCCCTCACCAATATGGCCGCCTCCCTCAATCTTGCCACAGGGAAGAGCCAATCCGTGTCGGCTGAGGCCCAAGAAGAGCAAAGAAGCTTGTCAGCCATCAACGCTGAGCTGAGCGGATTCCAAACAGCGGCAGGGAAACAAGTTGCCGTTTCCGCCGCTGCTCTGAACAAAGCCAAATCCTTGCTAGATGATTGTCCTGAACTTGAGGAACATCCAGCCCATCGCTCAACATTCAGGAAAAGTGAGCCTGCGTCATTTTCAAGCAATACTCTCGACCTCGGCTCCACTTCAAAGTCAAACCCGCAGACGCTGGATGCTCAAAACCTTGAAAACGGGGCAAATTCAGATTTTCCTACTGGCGGATTCTCCACCGCCAGTGGTAAAAAAGTTTCGGTGTCTGAGGGGGCCCTGGCAAAAGCCAAACACATTTTGAAAGAAGACAACCCGAGTGTGCAGTCGCAGCGCGGAagctcctccctcctcctccatcaGCAGCAGCTGGACGGCTTCCAAACAGCCAAAGGCAAACCTCTTGCTGTTTCCTCTGCTGCACTTAAGAAGGCAAAATTGTTGCTTGATGCTTGCACTGAAGTCAAAGAAGATCCCGCCTGCCGTCCGCCAGACAGAAAAAGTGACCTTGAAAAGTCTGCCTTATTTTTAGACCAGTCGCTCTTGGAAAATGTCACGTCCGCTTCAGAGAATCCAGACAAAGACATCACGGACAGTCGTGACGCAATGTCGGCTGTCGGAGCGAGTGAATCCAAGCTTGGCAACGAGACCGCCGCACCGTTGCGAGAGCATCGAGACGTAAGCGGATTCTCGACTGCCAGCGGGAAGAGCGTGTCTGTGTCCGATGAAGCCATGACGAGAGCCAAATCCATCTGGAGTGACGCTAGCGTGCAAAATGACAAACGGGACAGCCTGCAAAATGTCGCGTCCCCGGCGGCCGGCGGCAGAAGAGCAAAATTCTTCACATCCGACGTGCCGACGTCGCCGTCCGCCGCTTGCGGCTTCAGCACGGCCAGCGGCAAAAATGTTCTTGTGTCTGATAACGCTGTGGCGAGAGCAAAAGCACTCCTGGATGACAAAGACTCCGGCTTCCCGTCGTCTGCGGCCGAAAAGAAAGCAACCCATCCCCTGAACGAGGACCGGGACCCAAAAACAGGTGACAAAATGAGCAGCTGCGGGTTCAGCTCAGCCAGCGGGAGGCCCGTGGCCGTTTCCAGCCGGGCCCTCCTGAAAGCCAAAGCTCTCTTTGATGAAGTCGCTCCACTGGGTGCCCACGAGAAAAACTTCAGCGTCCCTTCACCAGCTGCGCTCGCTCAAACTCCGAGCACACGCTTTGGAGAAGAGGGCAACCCCCACAGGTGGCAAACGTCCAACGAGACGCCGGAAGATGGCGCCATGGTCAACTTGGAGCCCTCGGACCTGACGGACTGCACTGAAACGCAGCAGTTGTTTCTAGCCCGGGAAGCGCTGGACTGCACCAAAGCTTTGCTGGAGGACGAGAATATCGCGGCGAGTTTGGAAGACGCGCGGCCGGAGAAGGACGCCTGCTGTCACGTGCGGGGGCAAGCACCTGGCAAAAGATCAGCAGAAAACACCCAACGGCCCG AGCAACCCCCTGCAAAACGAGCACTGCTGGACCAACTGGACCGATGTGTCGATAGTCGGCGAGGAGTCCGCCTCTGTCCTCTCACGAGCTGTCCCAAAG GTCTGACAAAGGACAGGCCGGCGTTGACGTCCAACGTGTTGCTGGGTCCAAACATCACCAGACCTCTCAG CGACGGCACGGGTTACATGGAGGCTGCCGCGTCACCGAGGAGCGAGCGGCAGCCCTCCTTGACTTTACTTCCTCCGTGGTTCAAGAAGGGCGAGGCGCAAAGGAGGAGGAACGACGACGCGATCTCGCCTCCCGCCTTTGTTCCTCCGTTCAGAAGAGTCGTTGAACAGAGCGCCATAAAACCGTTTGGTAGCGACCctcaaaaaacaacacaaagcagCATGACGGCCCCTCACGCAATCGCCTCGGACCAAAGTATGAGCCGTGACGTCTCGATTCAAAGCCCACCGGCTGACGCGTGTTGGAGTCAAG GGACGGCGCCGGATGACGTTGAGTTGGCGCGAGACATGCAAGACATGAGGATCTGCAAGAAGAAGCACCAGACGATAAGGCCTTTGCCCGGCGCCTTGTTTCGAGCCAAAGCCTCGGGCGCCGCGAGGATACGTTTGAAGGACGCGGTGGCTCAAAGGCCCCCGACCAAGTACACCCGCAAACAG CTGTACGaatgcggcgtgcacgagtacgTGTGCGACGTCACCGGCCAGACCGCCGAGGCTTTTCGCTTCCATCTCCAGCTCTTCTACAAAAAGGAAGCCTTGGCCGGCATCCAACTCGCCGATGGCGGACGGCTAATTCCCGGCGGGGACGGGACAGCCGGCAAAGAGCACTTCTATAA GGCCTTGTGTGACACGCCCGGCGTGGATCCCAAATTGATGAGTGACGACTGGGTGCACAATCACTACAGGTGGATTGTGTGGAAGCTGGCCTGCATGGAGAGGTCCTTCCCAGAAAGCATGGGAGGCCGCTGCCTCACCCCCGAGAGGGTCCTACTGCAGCTCAAGTACAG GTATGACGTGGAGGTGGACCACAGCCGCAGGCCCGCGCTGAGGAAGATCACGGAAAAGGACGACACGGCGGCCAAGACTCTGGTTCTGTGCGTGTGCGGGGTGGACTCGGGAGGCCCGGTGGAAAACGCCTGCGCGGTGGTGTGGCTGACCGATGGCTGGTACGCGCTGAGAACCCAGCTGGATGAGCCCTTGAGCCAGCTGCTCCGCAGGGGCCGACTGGCCGAAGGCGGGAAGCTCATCACCCACGGCGCTCAGCTGGTGGGCTCGCAGGAGGCTTGTGCGCCGCTGGAGGCGCCGCACTCACTTATGTTGAAG ATATTTGCCAATAGTACCAGACCCGCGCGATGGGACACCAAGCTTGGATTTCACCGAGATCCTCGGCCGTTCCTGCTTCCGCTGTCGTCGCTGTACAGTAACGGAGGGCCCGTTGGCTGCGTGGACATTGTGGTTCTGAGAAGTTACCCTCTTCAG tGGATGGAGAGGAAGTCGGACGGAGGCGTGGTGTTCCGCTCGGCCCGCGCCGAAGAGAAGGAGGAAGCTCATTACAACAGCCGTAAGCAGAAGGCCATGGAGGCGCTTTACGCCAAGATGGAAGCCGAGCTGGAACAGGAAGATAAGG AGAGCAAATTACAAGCTCGAAGACGGAGCGTGAGTCATCGAGATGTCAAAGGTTTGCAAGACGGGCAGGAGCTCTACGAGGCTGTGGGAGATGACCTCGCTGAACTGGAG GCCCATCTAAGCGAGCGGCAGCTGGAGACGCTGCAAGCTTACAGACGTTCGCTCGTGGACAAGAAACGGGCGCAGTTGCTGGATCGCTACCAAAACGCGGACGACGGCCTGGCGAGCTGCCCTCAGAGAGACGTCACCCCCGTCTGGAGACTCTGCGTGGCCGACTCTTTGAATCCCACCGGCGCCA tttaccaGTTGAACCTTTGGCGGCCGTCCTCGGACACGCTGGCCTTGCTAAAGGAAGGTCGTCGATACAAAGTCTACAACTTGACCACGTCGAACAGGAAGAAGCGTGACGGTCTTGCCACGCTTCAGCTCAGCGCCAACATAAAGACACAATTTCAGGACCTTCAG ACTTCTCCGGAATGGTTATCAGCGTGCTTTCAACCAAGAGTGTCGACCGAATTTGTGGCTCTTCAAAACCTGGAATTCCATCCTCCTTGCGGCGAGGTCGATCTGACAGGATGTGTCGTCAGCGTGCTGGACGGAAAAG GTCCTTCTCCAGCCTTCTACTTGGTGGACCGCAACATGAACTTTGTGAAGGTGCGCTGTTTCATCAGCCTGCTTCAGGCCGACCTGCTGGATGTCATGAGGCCTGGCGTGCTGCTCGCTCTGAGCAACCTGCAGCTGAGGGGCCAGTCCACGCGGCCCACCCCCGTCGTGTACGCAGGAGACCTCACCGTCTTCTCCACCAACCCCAAAGAAGAGCATCTACAAAAAGTTCTCGCACAGCTCAGGAACCTTGTGCGG GAACGAGAGAACTTCTTAGCGTGCGCTGAGGACAAACTTTCCCAAGTGCTCAAGTCTGACGTATGGAGCTCCGTCTGTTCTCCCTCTCTCAAAACTCCACCGACGCAACACTTGAGGACAAAC CAGCCAATCAAAAGCCTGGGCTGCTTCACTCCACTGAGCAGGAATTTTCAGCCGCCAGCCAATGCTTCTTCATCAGAGAAAGACCCGAGAACCTGGAAGAGGAGGCGGGCCGTGGATTCCCTCTCTCGTGTGCCATCCCCGCCGTTGTTTCTCCATCCGCGCTTGGCTGCTTCACCCTCCGTCAACAAAACTTTCACCCCTCCTCGGAGAGCCAACGCGCCCCTCACTTCAAAAAGCGTCCCCCCCCCAAACCTGCCGCCTCTATCTGCGAGCCCACCCGAGGTAAAGGAGGAGGACGCTTGGGTCAACGACCACGAGCTCGCGATGATTGACACGCAGGCGTTACATGTCAGCGATGCACTGTAA